The following coding sequences lie in one Treponema sp. OMZ 790 genomic window:
- a CDS encoding ATP-binding protein: MKIQNYIPRAVDDKIDLYLTLFGAVCIEGPKWCGKTWSSAYHSKSFFYLGSPQGAFQNRKMAEMSPDIVFEGKTPRLIDEWQDVPLLWDAVRFEVDKRNKKGQFILTGSATPNHKGILHSGAGRIGRLRMRPMSLYESKDSTGEVSLKEVCEGKPCFSPIKEVGLLDIINLIIRGGWPANVGNSAKNSSKTTAEYLYAVLEDDVFRIDGIKRDASKMKLLLKSLARNESSTASNRTLKNDISSADYEDIDIETTATYLDIFDRLFLTDNQRPFSHNMRSSVRIKQMEKRHLADPSLACALLGAGEKTLLSDLSTLGFLFEALCERDLKVYADTFDSTVYHYQDYKNREIDAVIEMQDGSWAAFEIKLGANQIDEAAANLIKIRDSLKAEGANYPKVMGVICGLASAAYCRKDGVLVIPITSLKW, from the coding sequence ATGAAGATTCAAAATTATATCCCCCGTGCTGTGGATGACAAAATAGATTTATATTTGACTCTCTTTGGTGCCGTCTGTATAGAAGGGCCTAAATGGTGCGGTAAAACATGGTCTTCAGCCTATCACAGTAAGAGTTTTTTTTATCTGGGTTCACCGCAAGGTGCTTTTCAAAACAGAAAAATGGCTGAAATGAGTCCCGATATTGTATTTGAGGGAAAGACACCGCGTCTTATCGATGAATGGCAGGATGTTCCTCTTTTGTGGGATGCAGTCCGTTTTGAGGTGGATAAAAGGAATAAAAAAGGGCAATTTATACTTACAGGTTCAGCAACTCCCAATCATAAGGGAATTTTACACAGCGGTGCCGGACGGATAGGCAGATTGAGAATGAGACCTATGTCTTTGTATGAGTCAAAGGATTCTACAGGAGAGGTGTCCTTAAAAGAGGTTTGTGAGGGAAAACCTTGTTTTTCCCCAATAAAAGAAGTTGGGTTACTTGATATTATAAATCTTATAATCAGAGGCGGGTGGCCTGCAAATGTAGGCAATAGCGCTAAAAACTCATCAAAAACGACAGCAGAATACCTCTATGCCGTTTTAGAAGATGATGTGTTTAGAATTGATGGTATAAAAAGAGATGCTTCAAAAATGAAGCTCCTCCTTAAATCCCTTGCCCGAAATGAAAGCAGTACGGCATCAAACCGTACTCTCAAAAACGATATTAGCTCCGCCGATTACGAGGATATCGATATAGAAACTACTGCAACCTATCTTGATATCTTTGATCGTCTTTTTTTAACAGATAATCAAAGACCTTTTTCTCATAATATGAGGTCTTCGGTGCGCATTAAACAAATGGAAAAAAGACATCTTGCTGATCCGTCACTTGCTTGTGCTCTTTTGGGGGCCGGAGAAAAAACTCTTTTATCCGATTTGTCTACATTGGGCTTCTTGTTTGAAGCCTTGTGTGAACGAGATCTAAAGGTTTATGCCGATACCTTTGATTCTACAGTATATCATTATCAGGATTATAAAAATAGGGAGATAGATGCGGTCATCGAAATGCAGGACGGTTCTTGGGCCGCATTTGAAATTAAACTCGGCGCCAATCAAATAGACGAGGCCGCCGCAAACCTTATTAAGATAAGGGATAGTTTAAAAGCCGAGGGCGCAAATTATCCGAAAGTAATGGGGGTTATATGCGGCTTGGCAAGTGCTGCATACTGCCGTAAAGACGGAGTGCTTGTAATCCCGATAACTTCGTTAAAGTGGTAA
- a CDS encoding DedA family protein, translating into MLTAFLNWIGNYITYFPLVVFLGLILGGFNVPISEDVLVAMSAVLSQGEKASIPHFLIALYAGAIISDCMVYFWGRLISKGSVSMGLFSKIITKENTYRLLKALQKHGVFTYIVCRFIPFGVRNAVSMTSGFVKYPFYKFFLYDLIAAICNITVLYSLVYFFGSKGGDFMKIFGIAMFVIFLAAGAYLVSSGKLFQFADKKLDQEKKQK; encoded by the coding sequence ATGTTGACAGCGTTTTTGAATTGGATAGGTAACTATATAACTTATTTCCCCTTGGTAGTGTTTCTTGGTTTGATTTTAGGCGGTTTTAATGTACCTATTTCTGAAGACGTACTTGTCGCAATGTCGGCTGTTCTTTCTCAAGGTGAAAAGGCTTCCATTCCGCATTTTTTAATTGCGCTTTATGCAGGAGCGATTATAAGCGACTGTATGGTTTATTTTTGGGGAAGACTTATTTCGAAGGGCTCTGTATCTATGGGGCTTTTTTCGAAAATTATCACCAAAGAAAATACCTACCGTCTTTTAAAAGCTCTTCAAAAACACGGGGTGTTTACCTACATAGTTTGCCGCTTTATTCCTTTCGGTGTCAGAAATGCCGTGTCAATGACAAGCGGCTTTGTAAAATACCCGTTCTATAAATTTTTCCTTTATGACTTAATCGCTGCAATATGTAATATTACGGTATTATACAGCCTTGTTTACTTTTTCGGCAGTAAGGGCGGGGATTTTATGAAGATATTCGGTATCGCAATGTTTGTAATCTTTTTGGCTGCAGGCGCCTATCTTGTAAGTTCCGGAAAGCTATTCCAATTTGCCGACAAAAAACTCGATCAAGAAAAAAAACAAAAATAA